The genomic window GGAATCGCACGGGCTGGCACACAACACGGGCCGACGTGCCGCGCTTGAGGCGTGCCGGACCGGCGACAGTGTCCGTCCGTCGAAAGGACGTGCCTCCCTCGCATACCCGAACGGAACGCGACGGCCAATGCGCACGGATCTTTCACCCGACGAAAGATAATGATTCACTAATCAAGCGGAGTACGTACTAATTAACCTGGTTCTGTTGGAAGCCTGAAATATGTGGCCTGGAACAATGTTGTTAAAACTAAGATAAGAACCTGCGGCAAACCTGGGCGCTTTAAAGTATGGCACGCACGTCTGCACGTTTGCTTCGCCCCGCCCACTCCCGCTAAACCGGAGCACGATTCCTCGAAAGGCATGGCCGCATGGGGCGTCGCGCGTCCGGCGTCCACGGCCTCTCGCTTCCACGTTTCTTTCTCCCGGGAACGACGGCGCCTCCTCACCTCATCTCACGCTATTTCCGTCGCCGGTCGTTGCGGAATCTATCGACCCCCCACGTCCCCCGCGCAGCGGAACGGTGGTTCACAAGGATCCGAGGAGAAAAGGTTCCCATCCCTCGTACGGCAGCGAATCTGGACGACTGGACGATTGTTGCACGCCACTCTCGGGCTCACTGGCGCTCGCGCACGGCACGTATATTCACGTCTGGACTGGCACGACACGAACGCAACGCACGAACAGACGCTCCGTTACCGGTTTACCACAGGCAGTACACCTGGCCGTGACCCGAGAGCCGGTCACGAATTCAATGCGGCCGCTGGACAGCACGGTGACACGAGTACAGCAAACTCTTGGGCCCCGACGCGAGTCTCGTGACGCCCAAGCTTCTTCCTCGCGCACGCCAACGCGGCAGTAATTTAATTACTACCACAAATAAGTATCACCAAAATGGTGGCATTTCGGTGGGGGCACGTTGTTTTCCGCGTGAAACCACTTCTGTGAATGGTCCCTCTAATAACGCGCTGATCTGCCTAGATCGCACGTTCGATTCGGTTCAGTGCCTTGGTGTGAACCCCATGGAACTTTCCGCTGTTCATACGATGTTGTTTCGTCGCACATTAGCTGAACGACCACCCAACAACGCAATGTACCAGTGGGTTGGGTCGGGTGGGTACCAAAATCACGACATTACGAACGCGACGCCAAAAAATCCATGAAGCGAAACAATTATTGGGTGCCATTTCCAGAGGCAAAAGTCACATGAGTTGAGGTTCAGCCAGAAGGGATGACACGACGCGGTGAGGTGAAACTGAAACCTCTCCTCCAGACGCTGCGCATGAGCCGTAGAAAAGAGCTGGTTAATTTAGCCATGTTACCCATACTTAACCCCGCCGGTTATTAGAAACGCGGCCCCGTGGAGGAGCACAAAAAAcacgccggcgccaccaccaccgcAAACGCAATGGTATTAACCTTTACTACATTTTTGAACAATTCGCCCGGGGGTAACTCTTGCCCCTCCCCTTTCTTTATAAACCACCCGCACATCCATCCCTTTGACCTCCAATCGGCTCGCCGTCCTTGACATTCCTCCTCCCCCACCCCGCCGCTTTTCTCCCCCGTCCGTCCGCCCGTCTTCCGtccggtgagagagagaggggagataaATACAGTTTGTGAGGAGTGAGAAGCATTAGTGGCAGGAGAGGCAGCCATCACCACCCCGTACGTGTTGGGCGTAATTATCTCTTCCCCGAGCGGCGATTTCTGGCCTCCGTCCCTCGCCCTCGCTCGCGCCTATAATATTCGGGTAGGGGGTCGTTCCGTCCACGCTTCACGCAGGCTGTTCCTTCTCGGGCTGAAATGGCGGAGGAGCACaacagcgcgggcgccggcttctgGCTGCCGGACGAGTTCCTCGACGACGACTTCTTCTCCGACGAGAAGGCggcggccgccgcggcggcggcgtcggcggccaggagcgacagcgacgaggaggacgggCTCGGCGGGCTCTCGCGCCGCGTGGCCGGCCTCGACTGCGACGCCGGCGACCGCGCCATTCCCAAGGTTGGTTTTCCGTTTCTGGACTCTCGTCCCGTCGCTTCTTGGCTTGGTTTGGGTTGGCATCCCTGTTCCTGTTTGGAAGCATCTGATTGTtgtttctctctctctccgtgTCTCGCGCTCCAGGCGGAGGTGATGTCTGGGTCTCCGCAGTCCACGCTCTGCGTGCTGCAGGCCTCGGGGGAGGACAGCCCCACCGGCGGCGCCTCGCAGGTCAgctcgccgccgtcctcgccgctggAGCAGCAGCCGGCCGACCCATGGGACCTGCTGCACGAGGCGGCCGGCCAGGTGGCCCGCCTGGGCGTGGACAGCGTCCCCGTGCCTGTCAACACTCCCCCCATCCATGGCACCGGCGTCGCGCCGCCGGCGAGGAAGACCTCTCCGCCGCTGCTTCCGTCCCCAAAGCCCGTCGGCCCTTACCAGTACCCGCCGAACAACTCGCTCGCCCAGCGCCAGGCCCAAGTCGCTCGTGTGAGTTCCTCTGTCATACACCGCCTTCAACAAGCTGTTCCGCTTCGTTTCTCCCGGGATTATTCTCTGACGTTTTATATGATTTCGGGTTTCAGTTTCATCTCCTGAAGCAGCAGCAGCTGATGAAGCACCAGCGGGAGCAGCAGCTGGCCATGGCGGCGGCCATGGCGTGGGGCTCCACCGACGTCGGGCCGCTCGGGCTGAGCCCCTCGGCCTGGCCGCCGCTGCAGAAGTCCCCGCACCACGCCCCACCCTCCGCGGCCGGCATGCGCGCCGTGTTCCTCACCCCACCCGGGGCCAAGCGCGAGTGCACCGGCACCGGCGTGTTCATCCCCCGGCAGGCCGGCGCGCCCGCCGAGCCCAAGAAGAAACCAAGTGCGCCCCCTTTCTCGCCCCCACTTCCTTTGCCTGTCCTGTCATGTCCCCCAAAAGTATTATTTAGCTAAAAATCCTGCGGTTCTGCTTGGCCTCAGGCTGCTCCACGGTTCTCCTCCCGGCGCGCGTCGTGCAGGCGCTCAATCTCAACGTCGAGGACCTCGGCGCCCGCCCTTGCTACCCCGGAGCCTTCGTTCTTGATCACGGTAAGCAATTAATCCCTTCTCATTACGCACTAGCAACGCCAATGATAATCGCATCTTTATTTGGGGTTATGAAGATCCATCAATGACATGTCGAACTCCTTTTATATTTTGTCTCGCAGACGCGCTGGTCAGCCGGAGCAACGCGATGCAGGCGAGCCAGAAGCGCGAGCACAACGCCAATGCCACCGCCGCCGCGCACTCCCCGCCGCTCGCCGTGGCCTGCGAGGTCAATCTCCCGCAGGAGTGGACGTACTGAGACGCATCGCCCGTCTCCCCCCCGTTTCCATGGATTACTACCATATTTAATATTACTATTACTATTATCGATGGTTAGCGCTAGTTAGAAGTTAGCTAGAGGTAGGAGGCGGTGGCGGTAGCGTCGATCGATCAGCGTTAGGCGTTCttttgtgcgtgcgtgcgtgcgtgtggtgATATATTGGTTATTTTGGAGGACGGTTGGTGATGGATGGGCGCGGACGAACAACGGAGGAGAAACAAAATCCATGGCCTCCGTAGGTTGCTGCTGGGAGGAAATAAAAGTGTCGTGGTTCCGACGAAGAAATTTCGGAGGTATGGTGCTGCCTGCTAGTTCTAGCTCTCGCTGTGTAAAGGCGATGATGATCGGGAAAATATCATCGGCCGTTCGGAAAGGTGTCGCTGTAAGATATAAGTAAGAAATAAGAGCTCCATGTTTCCATTAGTTGGATTTGCTTTGTTGCAATTCCACTTCAGTCATGTGTACCATCATATCATCCCTTTTGGCATCGTTCGGTTGCTTCATGAATAAGGAACCCCTCTCTTCTATAATAAGGAAAGATATAGTGGTGTTTTTTGTTCGGTGCTTGGGCTTTTCCTCATTGTTGCATTTTGTTTCCGAATTATTTTTCCATGTGAAATTGGGCGAGTGTCATACTAGCTCAGTGATTAATTACACTTGGAGTAGGTTGAACAGAGGTGAGGTGGTGGGTGCAGTCCACTTGTGCTGCTACCTCCACGCAAAAGTCTAATCATGTGACGTACAGTTGCTTAGGAAGATGGTGTACTATGTTCTTTCTTAATTGTATAGTTGATGGTTCCAATTGGAATTAACGGGCCATCCGCCTCCGAAAGAATCTTCTCCGGTCGCCCCCCCGGTATCTTGCATCTTCACGGCTCATGTCATGGTCTGACAGCGACGCCTGTGTTGTGTTTGGATCCCCGTAATTCTACGCCTCCATTATTTGCGAGATCCATCCACCCGTGTAAAATAAGAGGTCGGGGCCGGGATGGGCGACCTGTTCTGAATCTTCCATCGTTGGTCCCTGTCCGCCAGCCCGAGCCGGCGTTCCGTCCGTGCGTGGCCAGGGGTGTGAGGCGAGTGGAGATTCCGTTACGGCCTCGCATGGCTCCATCCTGTCGTCCCGTTGCGCCGTGCCGCTCTGCTCTGACCCGGTCAATGTGGCTGGCTTTGTTCTGGGCGCCGTCTCCCGCTTTCGCCCTGTTCCATGTCGAGTACAGGGCAGGCCTCGGTCCGGATCAAAAGTGGTCGCGCCACTTGTCGAGAATTTTGCGAGCTGATCCTTACTTTTCTCTCTCTTTCGCATCGATGttctttttgtgtgtgtgcgtggcgAAAACACATTGATGCCTTTGGCAGCGAATTGGGGGAAGATTGTAATCCGATTCGTATCTCGTTGAAGGGCACCATGGCACGATCAGACAAAGCGGATTGCCGCGTTCCCAAATGTTTCTTTCTGGAATGCCTTTTCTTGGATTCTTGTCGTACTTCTTGCCGAGAAGGATATATGCTAAAACACTTTCGGAATGTTCAGTCCAAGCTGTAACTTATTGGTGAGATTCCGCTCTAACTTATGCTCTAATGCAGAAATTAGGCAAAAATCCTCTCGCAATTGAGTTTATTCCACTACAAGTCGTGCCAATTTTTTTGAGACAATTCGTAGTATGAGCTAGCTCTCAACCGCCGGTATCGAGCCTCTTGGGAGACCAAATTCTTCCCAAGTAATAGTACGGTCGTTTGTATTTTGCTTTGTCGCTTAGAACGGCTCTACTCCACGTACCGTACCTACCATCATTGCTACTACTACCAGTAGCAACCTGGCCGTCCGTCCGGTTCAGTGGTCTGCTGTCTGCGTCGGTGGAAAGGTGGGTGCGTCCGAGCTGGTGCAACCGGCGCCCATGTGGCTCACACGTTGCCGAGACACACCGGCCGGGTGGTGCACCAGTGGCACGGCCCCCGTCGGGTGATTGGGTCGCGGCTCGTTGTCACGCTGG from Triticum aestivum cultivar Chinese Spring chromosome 3B, IWGSC CS RefSeq v2.1, whole genome shotgun sequence includes these protein-coding regions:
- the LOC123071419 gene encoding uncharacterized protein, yielding MAEEHNSAGAGFWLPDEFLDDDFFSDEKAAAAAAAASAARSDSDEEDGLGGLSRRVAGLDCDAGDRAIPKAEVMSGSPQSTLCVLQASGEDSPTGGASQVSSPPSSPLEQQPADPWDLLHEAAGQVARLGVDSVPVPVNTPPIHGTGVAPPARKTSPPLLPSPKPVGPYQYPPNNSLAQRQAQVARFHLLKQQQLMKHQREQQLAMAAAMAWGSTDVGPLGLSPSAWPPLQKSPHHAPPSAAGMRAVFLTPPGAKRECTGTGVFIPRQAGAPAEPKKKPSCSTVLLPARVVQALNLNVEDLGARPCYPGAFVLDHDALVSRSNAMQASQKREHNANATAAAHSPPLAVACEVNLPQEWTY